From a single Ignavibacteria bacterium genomic region:
- a CDS encoding carboxypeptidase regulatory-like domain-containing protein yields the protein MKKSVLFLFVITLLIYNGCKKTDTASNPVTGDESGTVIINGEVIDFSTGAAITNAAIKLYGKISDSTILKSAVTDDNGKYTFEFTVKGGIDLKVIAQKEGYTPDTTNVYAVAGRTLTASKLLLKSTATGGGTGVRKPASIYLLGTSVPSIGIKGAGGVESVQLVFQVVDSLGIPLDLDNAVNVGFVLAASPGSGAVLNPPTARTDAGGSVKVVLTSGTKAGVVQISATINSDGKVITSNPVAVSIHGGLPDLNHFSCVPAKLNIPGFNIYGVEDVITAYVGDKYSNPVRPGTSVYFKTDGGIVEGSALTNALGVASVRLYSANPLPNHPTLGPGFAQITASTTDETFSVINRSTIVLLSGIAFISCSPTSFDIPNRGSQQFIYSVMDQNSNPLVEGTAISVTVEGKDYELSGDKDITLPDTQSRSWTSFSFTIRDLVDTAAVNPLTVTIKSNGLNGKSQLIFSGVVR from the coding sequence ATGAAAAAGTCAGTTCTATTCCTTTTTGTGATCACTTTATTGATATATAACGGTTGTAAAAAGACCGATACCGCCTCCAATCCCGTGACAGGTGATGAATCAGGTACGGTTATTATAAACGGAGAAGTGATAGATTTTTCCACAGGAGCAGCCATCACAAATGCAGCGATAAAACTTTACGGAAAAATCTCCGACTCTACCATATTGAAGAGTGCAGTAACAGATGATAATGGAAAGTACACTTTTGAATTTACAGTGAAGGGGGGCATCGATCTTAAGGTCATCGCCCAAAAAGAGGGTTATACACCCGACACAACCAATGTGTATGCAGTTGCCGGAAGAACCCTGACGGCGAGTAAACTGCTTCTTAAATCGACTGCAACCGGCGGGGGAACGGGTGTCAGAAAACCCGCTTCCATCTATCTTCTTGGTACTTCAGTGCCCAGCATTGGTATTAAGGGTGCCGGAGGAGTTGAGTCGGTGCAACTGGTATTTCAGGTCGTTGATTCGCTTGGTATTCCACTTGATCTCGATAATGCGGTGAATGTCGGATTTGTTCTTGCTGCATCACCCGGGTCGGGCGCGGTTCTGAATCCTCCAACAGCACGGACAGATGCCGGTGGAAGTGTAAAGGTTGTATTGACCTCCGGAACAAAAGCCGGTGTGGTTCAGATTTCTGCAACCATCAATTCAGACGGAAAGGTTATTACATCAAATCCGGTCGCTGTTTCCATCCATGGAGGCTTGCCTGACCTGAATCATTTCAGTTGTGTACCCGCAAAGTTAAATATCCCCGGATTTAATATCTATGGAGTCGAGGATGTAATAACTGCATATGTGGGTGACAAATACTCGAATCCTGTAAGACCCGGAACATCCGTTTATTTTAAGACCGATGGCGGTATAGTCGAAGGTTCAGCCCTGACAAATGCTCTGGGGGTTGCCTCAGTCCGGCTCTATTCAGCCAATCCGCTTCCTAATCATCCCACACTCGGACCCGGTTTCGCTCAAATCACCGCATCCACGACAGACGAAACATTTTCTGTAATAAACAGATCCACGATAGTTTTACTCTCAGGAATTGCATTCATTTCATGTTCTCCAACCAGTTTTGACATACCCAACAGAGGTTCTCAACAGTTTATTTATTCCGTTATGGATCAAAACAGTAATCCGCTTGTGGAGGGGACAGCGATCTCGGTTACAGTAGAGGGGAAAGACTATGAGCTCTCAGGAGATAAAGATATCACTCTACCTGATACGCAAAGCAGATCATGGACTTCATTCTCATTCACAATTCGTGATCTTGTCGATACTGCCGCGGTTAATCCATTGACTGTTACAATAAAATCGAACGGATTGAACGGGAAATCGCAACTCATTTTTTCGGGCGTGGTGCGATAG